The DNA segment CATTGACACCTGATCCACCAACTGATTGTGTCGGCGGTGTTGGATGGAATAGCGACGATGATGGAGAAAATACGATGCCAACCCAGAGAGTGGTGATCAAAAAGTTCAGTCCACGTTTTGACCCTAATGAAGACGATGCAACGCCACCAAGATCCTCGAATACCACAATAAACGAAAATGTAGAGGAAGCAGCTGTTGAGGATGTGAAGATCAAATATGAGCCGCCACGAGGAATGGATTTCGGTGGATTACTGGATGAACTGGACGATCTGGATTTGGAGGGCATGGTAAATGCGATGCGAAGTCGCAGAGCCGAAATGGATAACATGGACTTGAAGCCGATTAAAGCTGAAGATGAAATTGGTGAGACTGTTGCTGATGCGAATGTGGATGCTGCAGTCGACGATGCTggtgctgatgatgatgatgaagaaatGAGGTTGCTCACCGAAGAGCATGATAGAATACTTGAAGTATTGCGGCGCAGAGAGGCTGAAAAACAACAGAACACAACGAAGCAGGAAACCActaagaaagcaaaaaagcacaaaaaggaGAAGAAACACAAGAAACGTCGCAGTTCAAGCCCGGAGGAATCCAGTTCTCGTAAAAAACTGCGACGGACGCATAAAACTAGCAACAGCAAAGATGATGACATAGAACTGGATTATGTCCCAGTGCGTGATAGCGAAAGATCCCTTAAGATTATCAGCATCAAGAAGCTATTGCCAGGTGACACAGcaactactgctgctgctgcggatCCGAAACCGAGCATCAAAGACAAGCGCCAACTGGCTGTGGAACGTGTGAAAGCCACACTTAAATTGCTAGCTCTCGAAAGATCGGGAACACCGCCAACAGAATATCTGGTAGTGGACACCATTAAGAAACTGCCTGGCCGCTCGTCAGTGTTGTGTGGAGCCAACTATGAGAATCCTTCGCCATTGTGCAACAACTTCAATGTGTCatatcaattcaattcaaccaCGCCAAACATCAGCATAGCCAAGTGGGGCTTGGAGGCATTGCCAAGGGCAACAGTTGCTCTGCTCCGCCTCACGGGCATTAGCGTAAACCGTTTAACACAATTGCTCCAACATTCGAAGATGCCATTGCAGAAGCTGCGCCAGCAGGAGAAGGCATCCAAAGGCAATGAGGAGGATGAGAACATGTGCACCGGCCTCTTTCGCAGCCTTGCAACCCAAACGGATCCAAATATTGGCAATCGAACACAAGATGTTGGCATTCAGGCAATGGCACCAGGATCGTCATCGAGTCAGGGTATCTTTTGGCTGGAGTCGGATTTCTGTGAGACAAACTTGTCGCAGCAACATGCCAATGTGGTGTTTGCATTGAGAGAGTTGTGTGCCACAATGCCTAGTTCCACATATTGGGCTGATTCTATATTTAAAGGACTGCAAATCGCTTTGAATGCTAAACGTGCCGAAGCTAAGGAGCTGCGCAGTCGCAATTTATATTCGCGTGTTTAGTAGTAACATATTACCAAAATACTTCATTATTACACTCTTTGAAAAGGAGCTCAGGGAGTAGCTTTCGTTCCatcattatttataataatataatattacacaTTTCCTTTACAACTTTAAATTACCTAAAAATCGAAtattatcataaatatttaatttttttaaaaatatgtgccttctaataaagtttttcaaatacataatatatttgcatgct comes from the Drosophila sulfurigaster albostrigata strain 15112-1811.04 chromosome 2L, ASM2355843v2, whole genome shotgun sequence genome and includes:
- the LOC133835362 gene encoding protein panoramix, which produces MDNLNVQLKSELPVANDDDDQVNTPLRRENPLTPDPPTDCVGGVGWNSDDDGENTMPTQRVVIKKFSPRFDPNEDDATPPRSSNTTINENVEEAAVEDVKIKYEPPRGMDFGGLLDELDDLDLEGMVNAMRSRRAEMDNMDLKPIKAEDEIGETVADANVDAAVDDAGADDDDEEMRLLTEEHDRILEVLRRREAEKQQNTTKQETTKKAKKHKKEKKHKKRRSSSPEESSSRKKLRRTHKTSNSKDDDIELDYVPVRDSERSLKIISIKKLLPGDTATTAAAADPKPSIKDKRQLAVERVKATLKLLALERSGTPPTEYLVVDTIKKLPGRSSVLCGANYENPSPLCNNFNVSYQFNSTTPNISIAKWGLEALPRATVALLRLTGISVNRLTQLLQHSKMPLQKLRQQEKASKGNEEDENMCTGLFRSLATQTDPNIGNRTQDVGIQAMAPGSSSSQGIFWLESDFCETNLSQQHANVVFALRELCATMPSSTYWADSIFKGLQIALNAKRAEAKELRSRNLYSRV